A single genomic interval of Electrophorus electricus isolate fEleEle1 chromosome 2, fEleEle1.pri, whole genome shotgun sequence harbors:
- the pthlhb gene encoding parathyroid hormone-like hormone b, whose product MRGNRGLWISMMLRQWAFAVLLLSIPLPVQGRPIHALSNRLRRSVSHAQLMHDRGRYLQDRKRHLWLQQLFEQVHTADSWDAPSNRHVSPQTVTWGVPRPKPASNAKDLPLDFQLEQTDTGDSLPQETNKEQPLQAATKRKKRVCLRKWRDSTKRRTWPCSAQAPLRGQ is encoded by the exons ATGAGGGGCAACAGAGGTTTGTGGATAAGCATGATGCTACGGCAGTGGGCTTTCGCTGTGCTCTTACTCAGCATCCCTCTACCTGTCCAAGGGAGACCCATCCATGCTCTCAGCAACAGACT GAGACGGTCAGTGAGCCATGCCCAACTGATGCACGACAGAGGCCGGTACCTGCAGGACAGGAAGAGGCATCTGTGGCTCCAGCAGCTTTTTGAGCAGGTACACACTGCCGACTCATGGGACGCTCCCTCCAACCGTCACGTCAGCCCCCAGACGGTCACCTGGGGCGTACCCAGGCCGAAACCTGCTAGCAATGCCAAGGACCTGCCCTTGGACTTTCAGCTGGAGCAGACGGACACCGGCGACAGCCTGCCGCAGGAGACCAACAAGGAGCAACCCCTGCAAGCAGCCAccaagagaaagaagagagtgtGCCTGAGAAAGTGGAGAGACAGCACTAAAAGAAGAACATGGCCATGTTCAGCCCAGGCGCCGTTAAGAGGTCAGTGA